In Desulfonatronovibrio magnus, a single genomic region encodes these proteins:
- a CDS encoding DUF6447 family protein, whose amino-acid sequence MPTITIDGKEYDSDQLSEEAKQQLGSIQFVDKKIEELKNEIAVYQTARNGYARALSEMLDKQ is encoded by the coding sequence ATGCCTACAATCACAATCGATGGGAAAGAGTACGATTCAGATCAGCTTTCAGAAGAAGCCAAGCAACAGTTAGGTTCAATCCAGTTTGTGGATAAGAAAATCGAGGAATTGAAGAATGAAATAGCTGTTTATCAGACAGCTCGCAATGGTTATGCACGGGCTTTATCTGAGATGCTGGATAAACAATAA